One Halichondria panicea chromosome 3, odHalPani1.1, whole genome shotgun sequence genomic region harbors:
- the LOC135334195 gene encoding pleckstrin homology domain-containing family M member 1-like isoform X1, protein MDPKKGQLGSPKNLRKLLCEELAGSVKRVQELFVRTKQIECGNSTAELLCDVVEAIFLHELKNSRGQVWREIKRPNPNIPPDPSFWMFIEPMVSDDIKMQLLVLRNSESDVRKCRSWVRLVLVKGLLLSFMLDLLRHPGLLASHYGGEAVLRHLESTEIIVGHLRGLSIVQLEYDYATPHLDSWDPTALHIAGLWTPPRSIRERTVSGNKSPAKESLSPQSKKTPPKEFNVEGVSIINLALDKYSEKKARTEKFTDSELITKELDHQQLTPPTLRPPTNTTPPTTRPPTDSMSEAEASTRSYSAMLHSYARKTSYNGPGSDAMLEGTPPEGGSVEGVQREGGYSLALSMDFEIVTPDGDLVEPEGVEQFHKHLTVLTKEQGMDRQNYQCVGCNGQIGLIFGQSRLCKYNGQHYCFDCHHDDERVIPARVLFNWDFRKHKVCVGSGEYLDRIQHTKQLDLEKVNKALYLYIPEIEEARRLRLQCHLLTGFVLTCKDTEIGVQFKKRLRHSYIYENIHQYCMQDLLEVHSGVLGERLRKVVRMGMKHVKQCMLCSQRGFICEVCQSDDVIYPFDIDNTHQCGTCNALFHQSCQPAKGNCPKCYRVRKRKVNSNLEGEDILIAN, encoded by the exons ATGGACCCCAAGAAAGGACAGCTAGGCTCACCAAAGAACCTGAGGAAGCTTCTCTGTGAAGAATTAGCGGGATCAGTCAAGAGG GTACAAGAGCTCTTTGTACGAACAAAACAAATAGAATG tgGTAATAGCACGGCAGAGCTACTCTGTGATGTTGTGGAGGCTATCTTCTTACACGAGCTCAAGAACAGCAGG gggcaggTGTGGAGAGAGATAAAGAGGCCCAACCCCAACATACCTCCTGATccg tcattCTGGATGTTCATTGAACCGATGGTATCTGATGACATCAAGATGCAGCTGCTTGTGCTGCGTAACTCAGAGAGTGATGTGCGGAAGTGTCGGTCGTGGGTACGCCTGGTCCTAGTGAAGGGACTCCTCCTCTCGTTCATGCTTGACCTACTCAGACATCCAGGACTATTAGC GTCCCACTACGGTGGAGAAGCTGTCCTCCGTCACCTAGAGAGTACTGAGATCATAGTCGGCCATCTTCGTGGGCTCTCAATCGTCCAGTTGGAGTACGATTACGCCACCCCCCACCTTGACTCGTGGGACCCCACCGCCCTACATATCGCTGGACTTTGGACCCCACCGAGGAGCATCAGAGAGAGAACCGTATCAGGCAACAAGTCCCCAG CTAAAGAAAGCCTCTCCCCTCAATCTAAAAAGACCCCCCCTAAAGAGTTCAACGTTGAAGGAGTCTCCATTATCAATCTAGCTCTCGACAAATACAGTGAGAAGAAAGCACGTACCGAGAAATTCACAGACAGTGAACTCATTACTAAGGAACTAGACCACCAGCAGTTGACTCCGCCCACTCTCAGACCCCCCACAAACACGACTCCGCCCACAACCAGACCTCCCACAGACTCGATGTCCGAAGCAGAAGCCTCGACAAGAAGCTATAGTGCCATGCTGCACAGCTATGCTCGCAAGACCTCTTATAACGGGCCTGGGTCTGACGCTATGTTGGAGGGAACTCCCCCAGAGGGGGGTAGTGTTGAGGGGGTACAGAGGGAAGGGGGGTACTCTTTGGCTCTCTCCATGGACTTTGAGATTGTGACCCCCGACGGTGACCTCGTGGAGCCTGAGGGTGTGGAACAA TTTCATAAGCACCTGACAGTACTGACGAAGGAACAGGGCATGGACAGGCAGAACTATCAGTGTGTCGGCTGCAATGGGCAGATAGGGCTTA TATTCGGACAATCGAGGTTATGCAAGTACAATGGACAGCACTACTGCTTCGACTGTCACCATGACGACGAGCGAGTAATTCCAGCGAGGGTTCTCTTTAATTGGGACTTCCGCAAGCACAAAGTATGTGTGGGTAGTGGGGAGTACCTGGACCGTATTCAACACACCAAGCAGCTGGACCTGGAGAAGGTCAACAAAGCTCTCTATCTGTACATCCCAGAGATTGAGGAGGCCAGG AGACTGAGACTCCAGTGTCATCTGCTCACAGGGTTTGTGCTCACTTGCAAGGACACAGAGATAGGAGTGCAGTTcaagaagag GCTACGTCACTCGTACATCTATGAGAACATCCACCAGTACTGTATGCAG GACCTGCTGGAGGTGCACAGTGGTGTGCTGGGGGAGAGACTGCGCAAGGTGGTGAGGATGGGCATGAAACACGTCAAGCAGTGtatg CTGTGTTCTCAGAGAGGGTTCATCTGTGAGGTGTGTCAGAGTGATGACGTCATCTACCCCTTTGACATAGACAACACCcaccag tgcggTACGTGCAACGCCCTGTTCCATCAAAGctgtcaaccagccaagggcAATTGTCCCAAGTGCTACAGAGTGAGGAAGAGAAAAGTGAACTCTAACCTAGAAGGAGAGGACATTTTGATTGCAAACTAA
- the LOC135334195 gene encoding pleckstrin homology domain-containing family M member 1-like isoform X2, protein MDPKKGQLGSPKNLRKLLCEELAGSVKRVQELFVRTKQIECGNSTAELLCDVVEAIFLHELKNSRGQVWREIKRPNPNIPPDPLLVLRNSESDVRKCRSWVRLVLVKGLLLSFMLDLLRHPGLLASHYGGEAVLRHLESTEIIVGHLRGLSIVQLEYDYATPHLDSWDPTALHIAGLWTPPRSIRERTVSGNKSPAKESLSPQSKKTPPKEFNVEGVSIINLALDKYSEKKARTEKFTDSELITKELDHQQLTPPTLRPPTNTTPPTTRPPTDSMSEAEASTRSYSAMLHSYARKTSYNGPGSDAMLEGTPPEGGSVEGVQREGGYSLALSMDFEIVTPDGDLVEPEGVEQFHKHLTVLTKEQGMDRQNYQCVGCNGQIGLIFGQSRLCKYNGQHYCFDCHHDDERVIPARVLFNWDFRKHKVCVGSGEYLDRIQHTKQLDLEKVNKALYLYIPEIEEARRLRLQCHLLTGFVLTCKDTEIGVQFKKRLRHSYIYENIHQYCMQDLLEVHSGVLGERLRKVVRMGMKHVKQCMLCSQRGFICEVCQSDDVIYPFDIDNTHQCGTCNALFHQSCQPAKGNCPKCYRVRKRKVNSNLEGEDILIAN, encoded by the exons ATGGACCCCAAGAAAGGACAGCTAGGCTCACCAAAGAACCTGAGGAAGCTTCTCTGTGAAGAATTAGCGGGATCAGTCAAGAGG GTACAAGAGCTCTTTGTACGAACAAAACAAATAGAATG tgGTAATAGCACGGCAGAGCTACTCTGTGATGTTGTGGAGGCTATCTTCTTACACGAGCTCAAGAACAGCAGG gggcaggTGTGGAGAGAGATAAAGAGGCCCAACCCCAACATACCTCCTGATccg CTGCTTGTGCTGCGTAACTCAGAGAGTGATGTGCGGAAGTGTCGGTCGTGGGTACGCCTGGTCCTAGTGAAGGGACTCCTCCTCTCGTTCATGCTTGACCTACTCAGACATCCAGGACTATTAGC GTCCCACTACGGTGGAGAAGCTGTCCTCCGTCACCTAGAGAGTACTGAGATCATAGTCGGCCATCTTCGTGGGCTCTCAATCGTCCAGTTGGAGTACGATTACGCCACCCCCCACCTTGACTCGTGGGACCCCACCGCCCTACATATCGCTGGACTTTGGACCCCACCGAGGAGCATCAGAGAGAGAACCGTATCAGGCAACAAGTCCCCAG CTAAAGAAAGCCTCTCCCCTCAATCTAAAAAGACCCCCCCTAAAGAGTTCAACGTTGAAGGAGTCTCCATTATCAATCTAGCTCTCGACAAATACAGTGAGAAGAAAGCACGTACCGAGAAATTCACAGACAGTGAACTCATTACTAAGGAACTAGACCACCAGCAGTTGACTCCGCCCACTCTCAGACCCCCCACAAACACGACTCCGCCCACAACCAGACCTCCCACAGACTCGATGTCCGAAGCAGAAGCCTCGACAAGAAGCTATAGTGCCATGCTGCACAGCTATGCTCGCAAGACCTCTTATAACGGGCCTGGGTCTGACGCTATGTTGGAGGGAACTCCCCCAGAGGGGGGTAGTGTTGAGGGGGTACAGAGGGAAGGGGGGTACTCTTTGGCTCTCTCCATGGACTTTGAGATTGTGACCCCCGACGGTGACCTCGTGGAGCCTGAGGGTGTGGAACAA TTTCATAAGCACCTGACAGTACTGACGAAGGAACAGGGCATGGACAGGCAGAACTATCAGTGTGTCGGCTGCAATGGGCAGATAGGGCTTA TATTCGGACAATCGAGGTTATGCAAGTACAATGGACAGCACTACTGCTTCGACTGTCACCATGACGACGAGCGAGTAATTCCAGCGAGGGTTCTCTTTAATTGGGACTTCCGCAAGCACAAAGTATGTGTGGGTAGTGGGGAGTACCTGGACCGTATTCAACACACCAAGCAGCTGGACCTGGAGAAGGTCAACAAAGCTCTCTATCTGTACATCCCAGAGATTGAGGAGGCCAGG AGACTGAGACTCCAGTGTCATCTGCTCACAGGGTTTGTGCTCACTTGCAAGGACACAGAGATAGGAGTGCAGTTcaagaagag GCTACGTCACTCGTACATCTATGAGAACATCCACCAGTACTGTATGCAG GACCTGCTGGAGGTGCACAGTGGTGTGCTGGGGGAGAGACTGCGCAAGGTGGTGAGGATGGGCATGAAACACGTCAAGCAGTGtatg CTGTGTTCTCAGAGAGGGTTCATCTGTGAGGTGTGTCAGAGTGATGACGTCATCTACCCCTTTGACATAGACAACACCcaccag tgcggTACGTGCAACGCCCTGTTCCATCAAAGctgtcaaccagccaagggcAATTGTCCCAAGTGCTACAGAGTGAGGAAGAGAAAAGTGAACTCTAACCTAGAAGGAGAGGACATTTTGATTGCAAACTAA
- the LOC135334208 gene encoding terminal nucleotidyltransferase 4B-like: MASTTTSVRHTGITPASETWAKIEETTTSQPDYLPLGSVDVAARTDASILAQEQTIPSMSKRKKLLSGESTKTCTPWKTKDYPRDPPGLHEEISDCYEYLKPRPSEIRMRADVITRVAHIIKNRWPHAVVSVFGSVCNNLFLPTSDIDLVVLGQWAKLPLFSLEEDFVTADIAVDGSILVLDKTSIPIIRFIDKVTEVKVDISFNRDTGIESARMITSFIHEYPALPKLALVIKQFLTQRNLNEVFYGGISSYSIILLIVNFLQVHPRYKAADSDANLGVLLIEFFELYGRNFNYMKTGITVLDGGSYFDKNDLADDRSMLFIIDPTDPKAGNASRGCYGMWQVKQSFEQAFLRLHTLVLTRDNPTPKCDSLLSSIIQVSAEVDEYRNWVDANWPAHPLSPQASSSPYFVQLGPLLTTPTYVQQQYPSMVYSPVNGASYSMTNHYTQQQPAPITPISSTQSTTNDVSS, translated from the coding sequence ATGGCCTCCACCACAACATCAGTAAGACATACAGGTATTACTCCCGCCTCTGAAACGTGGGCCAAAATTGAGGAAACAACCACGTCACAGCCGGACTACCTCCCACTTGGAAGTGTCGATGTAGCGGCACGTACTGATGCTAGTATACTAGCTCAAGAACAAACTATCCCTAGCATGTCCAAAAGAAAAAAACTGCTTTCGGGAGAATCGACGAAGACCTGTACACCGTGGAAAACTAAAGACTATCCACGAGACCCACCTGGGCTTCATGAGGAGATTAGCGATTGCTACGAGTATCTGAAACCTCGACCGTCTGAGATCCGGATGAGGGCCGATGTTATAACCCGAGTGGCTCATATAATCAAAAACCGATGGCCTCATGCCGTTGTGAGTGTGTTTGGAAGTGTGTGTAACAACTTGTTTCTACCCACAAGTGATATTGACTTGGTTGTTCTAGGCCAGTGGGCTAAGCTGCCTCTGTTCTCGCTTGAAGAGGATTTTGTCACCGCTGACATTGCTGTAGACGGTAGTATTCTAGTCCTGGACAAGACCAGCATTCCAATCATCAGATTCATCGACAAAGTAACGGAGGTCAAAGTGGACATCAGTTTTAATCGAGATACAGGAATCGAAAGTGCGAGAATGATAACATCGTTCATTCACGAGTATCCTGCCCTGCCCAAACTTGCCCTTGTGATAAAGCAGTTCCTGACTCAGCGTAATCTCAACGAGGTCTTCTATGGTGGCATCAGTTCGTACAGTATCATCCTTCTCATTGTCAACTTTCTGCAAGTTCACCCGAGGTACAAAGCTGCAGACTCTGACGCAAATCTAGGAGTTCTTCTAATCGAGTTTTTCGAGTTGTATGGCCGAAATTTCAACTACATGAAGACAGGTATCACAGTGTTGGATGGAGGTTCGTACTTCGACAAAAATGATCTGGCTGATGATCGATCGATGTTGTTCATTATTGACCCCACTGACCCTAAAGCCGGCAATGCTAGCAGGGGGTGCTACGGCATGTGGCAAGTGAAGCAATCATTCGAGCAAGCTTTCCTGCGGCTACACACTCTAGTGCTGACTCGAGATAACCCGACTCCAAAATGTGACTCGCTTCTTAGTTCAATTATTCAAGTATCGGCTGAAGTTGACGAGTATCGAAACTGGGTGGATGCCAACTGGCCtgcccaccccctctcacCGCAAGCATCTAGTTCACCGTATTTTGTACAGCTGGGGCCgctattgaccacacccacatacgTCCAACAACAGTACCCCTCGATGGTGTATAGTCCCGTTAATGGTGCTTCTTATTCTATGACAAATCATTACACGCAACAGCAGCCTGCCCCGATCACGCCCATCTCCTCAACACAATCAACCACGAACGATGTGAGTAGCTAG
- the LOC135334215 gene encoding cleavage stimulation factor subunit 1-like, which translates to MEYRNTATQPIQEREALYRLMVGQLRYDGYENAAGAVGQIIATYPPVAPSSRLGHLVQLGMKTEGEVAGNPDLADMLPHLRGQGVLDLEYEADEKASCPEISSYDLTYGTSHKAAALTAAFSSDGRLAATGSADYSIKILDVERMMSKTAIGHNQDLHPVIRTLYDHTDAVLSLDFHPAVSVLVSGSKDCTIKFFDYSKPSVKKSYRTIQEVAPVRALSFHPSGDFLLAGTSQSTLRLYDISSLNCYVASDSRDQHTKGITSIHYSTEGRLYVTASEDGSIKVWDGVSNRCVNTFKKAHNGEAVTSVRFSKNSKYVLSSGKDGNAALWELSTGRPLNTYQPSKSKNVLFSPCAIFNHTEDYVLMCEERKPQYMILSWDARTAQPHGPLPSNHGNTVHYISHSPQIAALMTTGEDNRIKFFYHRDQ; encoded by the exons ATGGAGTATCGGAACACAGCTACCCAGCCCATCCAGGAGAGAGAGGCTCTCTATAGGCTTATGGTGGG tcagctTCGTTACGATGGCTATGAGAATGCAGCTGGTGCAGTGGGTCAGATCATAGCAACGTACCCGCCAGTAGCCCCCTCCTCACGTCTGGGTCACCTTGTACAGCTGGGCATGAAGACCGAGGGAGAAG TGGCTGGCAACCCGGACCTGGCGGACATGCTACCTCACTTGAGGGGACAAGGAGTCCTTGATTTGGAGTACGAGGCCGACG AGAAAGCATCTTGTCCAGAAATAAGCTCATATGATCTGACTTACGGTACATCACATAAAGCAGCTGCATTAACAGCGGCCTTTAGTAGCGACG GTCGCCTGGCAGCCACTGGCTCAGCTGACTACTCCATAAAGATCCTGGATGTTGAACGCATGATGTCAAAGACTGCCATAGGGCACAACCAAGACCTCCACCCTGTCATCAGAACATTGTATGACCACACAGAT gctGTTCTGTCGTTGGACTTCCACCCAGCTGTCTCTGTTCTAGTCTCTGGTAGCAAAGATTGTACTATAAAGTTCTTTGACTACTCCAAACCATCTGTGAAGAAGTCATACCGCACCATCCAAGAAGTGGCCCCAGTGAGAGCTCTGAGCTTCCATCCATCAGGGGACTTCCTACTGGCTGGCACCTCTCAGTCAACAC TGCGGCTCTATGACATCAGCTCACTCAACTGTTACGTGGCGTCCGATTCCAGAGACCAGCACACGAAAGGAATCACTTCC ATTCATTATTCTACTGAAGGGCGATTGTATGTGACAGCCAGCGAGGATGGATCTATTAAG GTTTGGGACGGTGTGAGCAATCGCTGTGTCAACACATTCAAGAAGGCCCACAATGGCGAGGCTGTGACCTCGGTGAGGTTCAGCAAGAACTCTAAGTATGTGCTCTCCTCTGGCAAAGATGGGAACGCTGCTCTCTGGGAACTGTCAACAG GGAGACCACTCAACACTTATCAGCCCAGCAAGTCTAAGAACGTGCTCTTCAGTCCCTGTGCCATATTCAACCACACAGAGGACTATG tgctcaTGTGTGAGGAGAGGAAGCCTCAGTACATGATCCTCTCCTGGGACGCTCGGACTGCACAACCCCACGGACCCCTACCCAGTAACCATGGCAATACCGTCCACTACATCAGCCACTCCCCCCAAATAGCCGCACTCATGACGACCGGTGAAGACAACAGAATCAAGTTCTTCTATCATAGAGACCAATAA
- the LOC135334232 gene encoding short-chain dehydrogenase/reductase family 16C member 6-like: MNRLLRVVTLLIKFLFFTIWGAIRACIPRWCSKSRPDFSADICLVTGAAQGLGRQLAIKFAESGSTMVLWDIDQQKLKAVAEEITEMGNEVFTDVVDCGNRHQVYRAAKKIQKDIGDVAVLVNNAGRLSGQKIWESSDKAIEKTFQVNTLAHFWTVKAFLPWMMENDYGYIVQICSVCAFVGGAGLTDYCASKSAAVMFAETLRTELRAANKTGINVTCVCPSHIGDTRMFAGVKTRLQWLFRSLRAEDVADRTLRAVQDGQFLVAIPKLFYVFIFLKGFLPTRAVDCIQRIVGADDAIDSSHSQ; this comes from the exons ATGAATAGACTACTTAGGGTAGTCACACTACTCATCAAGTTCCTATTCTTCACAATCTGGGGGGCTATACGGGCCTGCATACCAAGATGGTGTTCAAAATCAAGACCTGACTTCAGTGCTGATATTTGCCTTGTTACGGGAGCTGCTCAGGGCCTGGGCCGACAACTCGCTATCAAATTCGCCGAGAGTGGATCTACAATGGTTCTGTGGGACATTGATCAGCAAAAACTAAAGGCAGTGGCCGAGGAAATAACTGAAATGGGTAACGAAGTATTTACAGACGTGGTGGACTGTGGGAACAGACATCAAGTGTACCGGGCTGCCAAGAAGATACAGAAGGATATCGGAGATGTGGCTGTCCTCGTGAACAACGCCGGCCGCCTGTCAGGACAGAAGATATGGGAGAGCTCTGATAAAGCCATCGAGAAGACGTTTCAAGTCAACACTCTTGCTCATTTCTGG acagtgaAGGCGTTCCTTCCCTGGATGATGGAGAACGACTATGGCTATATTGTCCAGATatgttctgtgtgtgcgtttgtgggTGGTGCCGGACTAACCGATTATTGTGCTTCCAAATCAGCGGCAGTCATGTTTGCAGAGACACTTCGTACAGAGCTAAGAGCAGCCAACAAGACTGGGATCAATGTCACCTGTGTGTGTCCGTCGCATATCGGAGATACGAGGATGTTTGCAGGCGTGAAGACCAGGTTGCAGTGGTTGTTTCGTAGCCTGAGGGCGGAGGACGTGGCTGATCGCACTCTGAGGGCAGTTCAGGACGGGCAGTTCCTTGTGGCTATCCCTAAACTATTCTATGTGTTCATCTTCTTGAAAGG GTTTCTACCAACTCGAGCTGTTGACTGTATTCAGAGGATAGTTGGAGCAGACGATGCAATAGACAGTAGTCACTCACAGTGA
- the LOC135334190 gene encoding protein O-GlcNAcase-like, with amino-acid sequence MAARSQRQFLCGVVEGFYGRPWSHEQRCDLFTHMSVWGLNVYLYAPKDDDKHRAYWRDLYTLEEANTLSLLIQECRDRGVLFIYAIAPGLDITFSSCEDVTLLKRKLDQVAALGCKSFSMLFDDIESDMCPADEKVFPSFAHAQVTITNDMYTHLERPEAFLFCPTEYCASRALPTVADSQYLLHIGAELHPDIDIMWTGPKVISKVISVESIEELSAVIKRPPVIWDNIHANDYDQRRLFLGPYDGRSVGLLQKLRGVVTNPNCEYGANYVAIHTLAQWSKCSNTLNKRASPTRQAMLLEMEESPDLTSLDISSDIKSKECARSGNGDSFYDPKLALVASLKDWFAEFKIPRRKPEHYKPVKDAESIAKAIDAEQMGCSDQEEIGSSAMGVPSPPRVEGAIEEASISEQFTFKDLCLMVDYFFLPHQHGEQALHVLKEFCWLKENAPGYSLLQSYEKLKGCEPVDCVGGVGGGVRSVERMEPDDGLQSDGETCDSPLEEGMNLVDVSRWCERAKKFHTVCACVSDMYAHLTTIPNRPLLYDLYQYSWDAKETTMLLDSYVAWLEAGGSDVNPDHEPHVPRGGITAEMQRLLPQVRGSKKLYGRGHTPPEPPSPVIYTIRPYRLDDKALVYQTCLETGNSGRDATGDFPNFPNMLGDRFVGPYLTLSPDLCFVLEDALGVCGYMLATLDSQAFYKAYLEEWLPLVTNDYPVPPLEVREKGPHPEEELLEDLFRPSFFLPPRLQRDYPSHMHIDLMKRAQGQGVGTRMLKTLLATLKAKGSHGVHLEMNAQNERAKKFYKKIGFKVLRLDADASGKGSPPEDVLILGRLL; translated from the exons ATGGCGGCAAGAAGTCAAAGACAATTTCTATGTGGAGTGGTTGAAG gcttCTATGGACGACCATGGAGCCATGAGCAGAGGTGTGATCTATTCACTCA tatgtcGGTGTGGGGACTCAACGTGTACCTGTACGCCCCTAAAGACGATGACAAGCATCGTGCATACTGGCGTGACCTTTACACCCTGGAGGAGGCCAACACTCTCTCCCTGCTCATCCAGGAGTGCAGGGACAGAGGGGTACTGTTTATATACGCCATTGCCCCGGGACTCGATATCACCTTCTCTAGTTGTGAAGACGTCACATTACTCAAGAGAAAACTGGATCAG GTGGCTGCTCTAGGCTGCAAATCGTTTTCCATGCTATTTGATGACATAGAGTCTGACATGTGTCCTGCCGATGAGAAAGTGTTCCCCTCCTTTGCTCATGCTCAAGTGACCATCACTAAcgacatgtacacacacctggAACGCCCTGAGGCATTCCTATTCTGTCCAACAG AATATTGTGCCTCCCGGGCACTACCCACCGTGGCAGACTCCCAGTATCTGCTACACATTGGAGCCGAGCTGCATCCTGACATTGATATCATGTGGACAG GTCCTAAGGTCATATCGAAGGTCATATCAGTCGAGTCCATTGAAGAATTGTCGGCAGTCATTAAACGCCCACCTGTCATCTGGGACAATATCCACGCCAACGACTACGATCAACGCCGATTATTCCTCGGTCCATACGACGGACGATCCGTAGGTCTACTACAAAAACTTCGCGGTGTAGTAACGAACCCAAACTGTGAATACGGTGCCAACTATGTGGCCATACACACCCTAGCCCAGTGGAGCAAGTGCTCCAATACTCTCAACAAAAGAGCCTCCCCAACAAGACAAGCCATGCTGCTCGAGATGGAAGAATCACCGGACCTAACCTCGCTGGATATTTCAAGTGATATAAAATCTAAGGAATGCGCACGTAGTGGGAACGGCGATTCATTTTACGACCCCAAATTGGCACTGGTAGCTTCTCTCAAGGATTGGTTCGCAGAGTTCAAAATCCCACGACGCAAACCAGAACACTATAAACCCGTGAAAGATGCCGAGTCCATAGCCAAGGCAATAGATGCTGAACAAATGGGCTGCTCTGATCAGGAAGAAATAGGCAGTAGTGCAATGGGTGTGCCCTCACCACCTAGAGTGGAGGGTGCTATTGAAGAGGCTTCTATATCAGAGCAATTCACATTCAAAGATCTCTGTCTAATGGTAGACTATTTTTTCCTTCCCCACCAGCACGGGGAACAGGCCTTGCACGTTTTGAAGGAGTTTTGCTGGCTTAAAGAGAATGCGCCCGGGTATAGTTTGCTGCAGAGCTACGAGAAGTTGAAGGGGTGTGAACCAGTGGACTGcgtgggtggagtgggcggtggtgtgaggagtgtggagAGAATGGAGCCGGACGATGGACTGCAGAGTGACGGTGAAACATGCGACTCTCCTCTGGAGGAAGGGATGAACTTAGTCGAT gTCTCCCGCTGGTGTGAAAGAGCTAAGAAGTTTCATACTGTATGTGCGTGCGTCAGTGACATGTATGCTCACCTGACCACCATCCCCAACCGCCCACTCCTCTATGACCTCTACCAGTACAGCTGGGATGCCAAGGAGACCACAATGCTCCTGGACTCCTATGTGGCCTGGTTGG AGGCTGGTGGGAGTGATGTCAACCCAGACCATGAGCCCCATGTTCCTAGGGGCGGGATCACAGCTGAAATGCAG CGGCTACTTCCTCAAGTTCGAGGCTCTAAGAAGCTTTATGGGCGTGGTCACACTCCTCCCGAGCCCCCCTCCCCTGTGATATACACCATACGCCCGTATCGTCTTGACGACAAGGCCCTCGTCTATCAGACCTGCCTGGAGACGGGAAACAGTGGGCGGGATGCAACAGGGGACTTCCCCAACTTCCCTAACATGCTGGGAGACAG GTTTGTTGGTCCATACCTCACCCTCAGCCCTGACCTCTGCTTTGTTCTGGAGGATGCCCTGGGTGTGTGCGGCTACATGTTGGCCACGCTAGACTCTCAGGCTTTCTACAAGGCGTACCTGGAGGAGTGGCTACCACTCGTCACCAACGACTACCCAGTTCCCCCTCTGGAGGTCAGAGAGAAGGGACCCCACCCGGAGGAG GAGTTGCTCGAGGATTTGTTCCGGCCTAGCTTCTTCCTCCCGCCTCGTCTCCAGCGTGACTACCCCTCTCACATGCACATCGACCTCATGAAGAGGGCTCAGGGACAAGGAGTGGGCACACGCATGCTCAAGACACTCCTCGCCACTCTCAAGGCTAAAG GGTCTCATGGCGTACATCTGGAAATGAATGCCCAAAACGAACGTGCAAAGAAATTCTATAAGAAGATCGGTTTCAAGGTACTCAGATTGGATGCCGATGCatctggtaaaggatcaccaCCCGAAGATGTGCTTATCTTAGGACGACTATTGTGA